DNA from Streptomyces sp. NBC_01260:
AATGACATGGCTACTGGAACCGTGAAGTGGTTCAACTCGGAAAAGGGCTTCGGCTTCATCGAGCAGGACGGCGGCGGCGCTGACGTCTTCGCCCACTACTCCAACATCGCCACCCAGGGCTTCCGTGAGCTCCAGGAGGGCCAGAAGGTCTCCTTCGACGTCACGCAGGGCCAGAAGGGCCCGCAGGCGGAGAACATCGTCCCGGCCTAATTGCCGGACGCGTACCTCGCAGCCGGGGCCCGCACCGTGAAGGTGCGGGTCCCGGCTTGTGCTGTCCCTGGGAAGTACGGAAGTCCCGGGCGCCTTCGAGCGCCCCGCACCGGGTGCGACGAAGCACCCCGGGTGTTCCGGGCCCCCGCGCACCGCGTGCCGCAGTCCGCATTCCGCGCAGGCCCCGGCAAGTCCCAGCAGTCCCACGTAGTTCCCAGGAATCCCCAGGAGGGCAATTCCGTATGACCCGCTCCGAACGTCAGGACCGTCCCGCCCGCAATCGCCCGTCGAGGGGGCGTGGCACGGCCCAGGCAAAGGCAACCGCACAGGGTTCCGGCAAGGGATCCGGCAAGGCGTCGCCGCGTCGCAAGGCCACGCCGCCGCAGGGTGAGTTCGCCCTGCCCGAAACCATGACCCCCGCACTGCCCGCCGTCGAGGCGTTCGCCGAGCTGGACATGCCCGCCGCCCTGCTGAAAACCCTTGCCGCGCAGGGCGTCACCGACCCGTTCCCGATCCAGGGCGCCACCCTGCCGAACTCGCTCGCCGGCCGGGACATCCTCGGCCGCGGCCGTACCGGCTCCGGCAAGACCCTGGCCTTCGGCCTCGCGCTGCTGGCCCGCACCGCCGGACGCCGCTCCGAGCCGAAGGCGCCGCTCGCCCTCGTCCTCGTCCCGACCCGCGAGCTCGCCCAGCAGGTCACCGACGCACTGACGCCGTACGCGACGTCCGTCAACCTGCGGATGGCCACCGTCGTCGGCGGGATGTCGATCAGCAAGCAGTCCGGCACCCTGCGCCGCGGCGCCGAGGTGCTCGTCGCCACGCCCGGCCGGCTCAAGGACCTCATCGAGCGCGGTGACTGCCGCCTCGACCAGGTCGCCATCACCGTCCTCGACGAGGCCGACCAGATGGCCGACATGGGCTTCATGCCGCAGGTCGTCGCCCTGCTCAAGCAGGTCGAGGCGGACGGGCAGCGGATGCTCTTCTCCGCGACCCTGGACAAGAACATCGACCGGCTGGTCAAGATGTTCCTGACCGACCCCGTCGTGCACTCGGTCGACCCGTCCGCCGGTGCGGTCACCACCATGGAGCACCATGTGCTCCACGTGCTCGACGAGACCGACAAGAAGGTCGTCGCCACGAAGATCGCCGCTCGCGAGGGCCGGGTGATCATGTTCGTCGACACCAAGCGTGCCGCCGACCGCTTCGCCAAGCGGCTGCTCGCCAGCGGTGTACGGGCGGCCGCCCTGCACGGCGGCCGCTCGCAGCCGCAGCGCAACCGGACCCTGGACCAGTTCAAGAACGGCCAGGTCACCGCGCTCGTCGCGACGAACGTGGCGGCGCGCGGCATCCATGTCGACGACCTCGACCTGGTCGTCAACGTGGACCCGCCCACCGACCACAAGGACTACCTCCACCGCGGCGGGCGCACGGCGCGCGCCGGGGAGTCCGGCAGCGTCGTCACGCTGGTGCTGCCCGAGGAGAAGCGGGAGATGACCCGGCTGATGCAGGACGCGGGCATCGCGCCGCGCACCACCCGGATCAAGTCCAGCGACGAGGAGCTCACCCGGATCACCGGGGCGCGTGAGCCCTCCGGTGTCGCCATCGTGATCGAGGTCCCGCAGCCGACCCAGCCGAAGCCGCGCACGCGGCCCGGCGGCACGGGGTCCGGTGCGGGCGCCGGTGGTGGTTTCCGCTCGGGCACGCGTGGGCGCGGCCGGCGCGGCGGCGGTACGGGGGGTGCCGGAGGCGCCGGTGCGCAGGGTGCGGGTGGCGCGGGCGGTTCCGGCCGGGGCTCCGGTGCGGGGCGCTCGGGCAGCTCCGGTCGTGGCGGTGCGCCTGCGCGTGGTCGTCGCGCGGCCTAGCCGTTGTTCTCAGCCCGTCCGGCGTTTGAGGACGGAGCGTCAGCCGGGTTCGCCCGGGCGTCGCTTCCGTCCTCAGACGCCGGACGGGCTTGTTTGCGGGCGGGTTCTGTCCTCAGGCGCCGGACGGGTCCTGGCCCAGACGGGTCAGTACGTCCGCGCCGAACGCCTGCCGCAACGGGTCACCGCTTGAGCACCACGCGGCCGCCGCCTGCCGGGTCTCCTCGTCGCCGCGCTCGCGCAGCGCCTCCGCCGACGCGTGCCAGTTGTCCAGGTCCGGGCTCCCGGACCGCAGCGCCCGGCGTGCCAGCTCCTCGAACGGGGCCAGGAGACCCAGCTCGGTCTCCAGGAGCGTGGCGATCGCGCCGTGCCCCGTCTGGTGGTCCTGGCCCGCGAACGGCTCCCCGTTCCGCTCCAGTTCGACGGTCAGTGTCTCCCCGCCGTCGATGACCGCGCGGTGCACCGAGATCCGGTGCACGTCCGTGTCCCCGTACGCGTCCAGCAGTCCGCCGCGCATCTCCTGCTCCAGGTCCACCTCCAGCATCCGCCGCGCCTCGGCGAGCGCCTCCTCCAGCACCCCCTCCGGCGCTCCCGCACCGTGGTCCAGCAGTGCCCGAACCGTCTCCAGGGAGCCGCGCCGGACGGCCAGGAGGAGGGGCGCCTCGCCCCCCGGCCCCGGCAGGCAGGGGTCGGCGCCGTGGTCGAGCAGCGTCCGCGCCGTCCGCGCGTGGCCGAGCCCCACCGCCCAGCGCAGCGCCGTGAACCCGAACTGCTCGCGCAGGTCGGGCCGGGCCCCGGCGGACAGCAGCGCCTCGACCACCTCGGTGTGACCGCCGCACGCCGCGCCGCAGATCGGCAGGTCACCCGACTCCGGACCGCAGGCCCGGTCGGGATCGGCGCCGGCGGCGAGGAGCAGCCGCACCACGCCCGGCCGGTCCGAGACCGCCGCCAGGTAGAGCGGGCTCGCGCCGTTCTCGTCGGACGACTCGGCGGCTGCACCGGCGCGGAGCAGCCGCACGACGGCGTCCTCGCCCTCGTGCAACGCGTCGAACAGGCTCTGCCCGTCCGCCGCCGCCTCCGCCATCGGATCTTCTGTCACATTTCGACTGTAATACCTCTGGCGCCAAGCCCCGTTGCGGGCGGCGCCCTCTCACGTCGTGCAGTCCAGCACCGTGCGGCACAGCGCGCACCGGGCCCGCACCCGGCCGCGCACCGGAACCCTGTTGCGCTGATGGCAGGTCGGGCACGGGAAGGCGACCCGGAGCCCGTCCCGGGCGGTCTCGAAGGTGTACGGGGGCTCAGGCCCCGGGGCCGCGCCCGCACCGGGATGGTCCTGGGCGTACCGCCGGTCCTTGGCGTACCGGCGCCGGCCCGCCCAGCCGGCGGCCGTCAGCGGCGGCTGCAGCCTCTCGCGCAGGGCCTGTGCCCGGCCCTTCGTGTACGCCGTGTAGGCCTGCGGGCTGGTGAACCACGGCGAGGGGTCCTCGTCGAAGGCGAGTGCCCGCTTGGCCAGTACGTACCCGAACTCCTCAGGGGTCAGGTAGCCGAGCTTCTGGCTGGAGGTGGCGTCCTCCCGGAACGCGTCCAACAGCAGCCAGCCCGCCCCCAGATAGGCGGCCGCGGTGTCGGTGAGGATCTCGTTGTCGCGGGTGCCCGCGAACTGGAGGCCGAGCCGGTGCAGCAGCACGTGCATGACCTCGTGCGACAGCGCGGCGCCGATGTCCCTGCGGTGGGTGCGGAACCGGTCGTTGAGCTCGATGAAGTACTCCGGCCCGGCCGCGAGTTCGACGCTTCCCGCATGTTCCATCGCACGGAACGCGACGACCATGCGGGCGTCCGGCAGACGCAGGTGCTGCACCATCGCCCGCGCCACGCGCTGCGCGCCGAGATGCAGATCGTCCGAGTCGGCGAAGGCTGCGTCGGCGGGGAGGAGGCTCGGCGCGAAACGGTGGACACCGTCGTACGACAGCCGCCGGTACAGCGCGGTGATCGCCGACCGGACGGTGTCGAGGTGCGGGAAGCCGTGCACCACCGGGCTGCCGTGGGGGCTGTCGCTCACGCCCTCACCCCCGTCCGCGCCGCTCGGCTGTGCCCACTGTAACCGGGGCGGCACCGAGCGGCCCGGGTCGCGGCCCTCAGGGGCGGGCATCCTCCGGGGTGCCGGCAGCGGCAGCGGTGTCCGTCCGGACGGGCAGCCCCGGTCCCAGCTCCGCGTAGGGCGCGCCCGCGTCCTCCACCTCCAGCACCCATACCTCGTTGACGCCGTCCCGCAGGACCGGCCCCGGTACGTACAGCGTCCGCTGCGGGCCCGCCGACCAGTACCGCCCGAGGCAGAACCCGTTCACCCAGACGAACCCGCGCGTCCAGCCCGGCAGTTCAAGACCCGCGTGCCCGGTGCCGTCCGTGTCCGCGAGCTCGAAGGAACCCCGGTACAGGCCGCTGCGCCCGGACCCGTCGACCGGGACGAACGGGACGCCGGCCACCGCCGCCGCGTCCTCGAACGCGTCGAGCCGCAGCGCCCGCGCCCGTACGCCGTGCAGGAACTGGCGCTCGTGCAGCACGCCCCCGGTGATCCCCTTGGGCTCGCCGAGGCGCGGCCCGTAGTTGACCCGGCCCAGCGACTCCACCCACAGCTCGACCTCGGCGGGCCCGGCCACCGGCTCATCGAGGGTGCCGTCCTCCTCGCTCAGGACGCCCCTGCGGACACCGTCCACGTACACCACCGCCCGGTCCCTCAGGCCCGACACCCCCAGGGTGTACGGCCGTCGGGGACCCGGGACGCCGACCCGGTAGCGCACCAGGCCGCGGTCGACGCCGAGCTCCTCGAACGTGGGCGGAACACCGGACTCCGGCTGCTCCTCGTCGCCGAGTGCCTCCATGACGTCCTGCAACGACGCCCAGCCGGTCAGCGCGGCCCGCAGCGGGGCGGCGAGTCCGGCGGGCTCGTCCGGCAGTTCGGGCAGCGGTCCGTCCGCGTACTCGGCGAGGACCTTCCGCAGCAGCCAGAACTTCTCCGTGGGCCGCCCGTACTCGTCCACCGGCGCGTCGTAGTCGTACGACGTCACCGTCGGCAGGAGCTCCTGGTCCTGGAGCGGGCCCGAGCGGTTGGCGCCCGCCCAGCCGCCGAAGTTCGTCCCGCCGTGCGCCATGTAGATGTTGACCGACGCCCCGCACTCCAGGATCTCCCGCAGCGCCTCGGCGGCCTGTGCCGGATCGCGTACGACCGGCGGCGCGCCCCAGTGCTCGAACCAGCCGCACCAGAACTCCATGCACATCAGCGGGCCCGCGTCCCGGTGACGCCGGAGCACCCGGAACGCCTCGCGCGCCCCCGAGCCGAAGTTCGCCGTGGCGAGCAGACCGGGCACCGAGCCGCCCGTGAGCATGTGGTCCTCCGGCCCGTCGGAGGTGAACAGCGGGACGCTCACGCCGTACTCGCCGAGCATCGCGGCCACCTGCCGCAGATAGACCTGATCGGTGCCGTAACTGCCGTACTCGTTCTCCGCCTGGACCATGATCACCGGGCCGCCGCGGTCGATCTGCCGCTCCACGACCTGGGGCAGCAGTTCGGCGAACCAACGCCGCACCGCGCCCAGATAGCCGGCGTCGCGGGTTCGCACCCGGCGCCCGAACCCTCCGGTCACCCAGACCGGCAGACCACCGTTCTCCCACTCCGCGCAGATGTACGGACCCGGGCGGACGATCGCCCACAGGCCGGCCCGCTGGGCCGCGTCCAGGAAGCGGCCCAGTGCCGCCACGTCGTGGAACCTGCCCGGCTGCGGTTCGTGCAGATTCCACGGCACGTACGTCTCGACACAGTTCAGGCCCATCGCCCGCAGCATCGACAGCCGGTGGTCCCACTGCGCCTCGTGCACCCGGAAGTAGTGCAGGGCGCCCGACAGCAGCCGTACGGGCCGCCCGTCGAGCCGGAAGTGGTCGTCGTCGCCCACCGTGAAGTCAGCCATCGTGCTCGTTCTCTCCTGTGCGGGCGGTCCCGGAGTGCCCTGCTCCGCGACCGGTACGGCCGGAATGCGGCACGTGTGACGGAGCGGGTGAACCCGGGAGGAATGTCGCGACCCAGCCTCACCCCCTGGCGTGCGGCCGGTCCATGGACAAAGATCATTGCTGTTTGGACGCAGCACATCGCTGTCGGCGCACGACGCGAGAACCGGGGAGCGAAAGCCGATGTACCACACCTGGATGCGCTTCTTCACCCCGAGCCCGCTCCACCACCGCCTCGGCCTGGTCTGCCTCGGGGTGGGCCTCCAGCACGGCGCGCTGCCCACCGTCGGGCCCCGCACCCTGGACCACCACGTGGCCGTGGTCATCAACTCGGGCAGCGGCTGGTTCGCCGGGCCGGACGGGCGGCGGATGCCGGTCACCGGGCCCAGCCTGATCTGGCTGACCCCGGGCACCCCGCACCACTACGGCGCCGACCCGGCCACCGGCTGGGACGAGAGCTTCGTCGACTTCACCGGCCCCGCCACCACCACGTACACCGAACTCGGCTACATCGAGCCGGACCGCCCGCTGGTCCCGCTCTCCGACACGGCGGCACCGCGGGCCGCCATCGGCCGGATGGTGCGGGCGGCGCGGCGCGGGAACCCGCTGCTGGAGGTGGAGACCGGTGCGGCCGTCCATGAGCTGCTCGTCGCGCTGCGCCGGGCCCGCGCCGATGTCAGCCCCGACGGCGACCCGGTGCTCCAGGCCATGACCCGGGACGCGTTCCAGCCGCTCTCCGTCGCCGAGCACGCCGCCCGGCACGGCATGACACCCGCCGAACTGCGCACGGCCGTCCGGCGCGGTGCGGGCTGCAGCCCCAAGGACTACCTCCTCGGCATCCGGCTCGGCCGCGCCAAGGAGCTCCTCGCCACCAGCGATCTGCCGGTCGCGGCCGTCGCCCGCCGCGTCGGGTACGACGATCCGGCGTACTTCTCCCGCCTGTTCGCCCGCCGCGTCGGCACCGCCCCGGTCCGCTTCCGCGAGCAGCAGGGGCGCAGTGTGCCGGGCGGCTGGAGCGACCGGGTGCCGGACCCCGACCACCCGCCCACGATCACTCCGTAGCCCGCTCCGCCGGACAGGCCCTAAGCTCGACGACCATGACCACGAGCGACATCGACGATTCCGTAGGCACCGAGCTGAACCGGCTGCGCGAGAGCATCGACAACATCGACGCGGCAGTTGTCCACATGCTCGCCGAGCGCTTCAAGTGCACCCAGCAGGTGGGCCATCTCAAGGCCGCCCACCAGCTCCCCCCGGCCGACCCGGCGCGCGAGGGCCGCCAGATCGCCCGGCTGCGCCAGCTCGCCGAGAGCGCCCACCTGGACCCGGCGTTCGCCGAGAAGCTGCTGAACTTCATCGTGGCCGAGGTCATCCGCCACCACGAACGCATCGCCGACGAATCGGCGAACGGCACGGCCGGCACGAGGGCGTGAGCGGCGCCGGGTCCGCCCCGGTCGTCGCCGCTCAGGGCGAGCTCTCCCCCAGCGGGCGGTCCGCCGTCTCCTCGGCCAGGGTCCCCGCCACCGCCGCGCCCACCGTCCCCAGCATCACGAACACCGCCGCGACGCTGTCTCCCGCCGCGTGGACCACCGGCCAGGATCGGGCCGAGGTCACCGCGAATGCGCTGGACCCGGGCCCACGGGCGGCGCGGGCATCTGTACCTGAGCCGCTGACGAGGGCCCGTACGAGAAGGTCCCCAGCGACAGCGTCCCACTGGGCCGGCTCGACGCTCCCGATGACGAATGGCGGATCCAGCGGCTGAGCAGTGAATTGCTCAGCGGTGATCCGGACCCGGCGTTGGACCCATGGTCCGCTGGTCGTCCAGGCGTTGCGGGCCCGGCGCCGACGACAGCCGAACATCTCCGCCGCCATCGCCGGTGTCGTCGAGTGGAACGGCACTGACGGGCGCACCATGGAAGGGCGCGAACACGACGTGGGGGTGACCTGGGCAGGAGTCCGCCAGTGGCACGTGGACGGTTGCGGATCTACCTCGGGGCCGCCCCCGGGGTCGGGAAGACGTACGCCATGCTTGCCGAGGGGCAGCGGTTGCGTGCACGGGGCACGGATGTGGTCGTCGGCTTCGTCGAGCCGCACGGGCGTCGGCCGACCGCGGCCATGGCCGACGGTCTGGAGGCGACAGCCCGCCGTACGCTGAGCCACCGCGGTGCGCTCTTCACCGAGATGGATCTCGACGCGGTGCTGGCCCGCCGTCCCCAGGTCGCGCTGGTCGACGAGCTGGCCCACTCCAATGTTCCGGGGGCCCGCAACGCCAAGCGGTGGCAGGACGTCCAGGAGCTCCTGGACGCCGGCGTCGATGTTGTCACCACGCTCAATGTCCAGCACCTGGAGTCCCTCAACGACGTGGTACGGCAGATCACGGGGGTCACCCAGCGGGAGACCCTGCCCGACGAGGTGGCCCGCCGGGCCGACCAGATCGAACTGGTCGACCTGCCACCGGAGGTGCTCCGCCGCCGCCTGGTCCATGGCGACATCTATGCGCCGGACCGCATCGAGTCCGCCCTCACTCACTACTTCCGGGTCGGTAACCTCACCGCCCTGCGCGAGATCGCCTTGCTGTGGCTGGCCGACCGGGTGGAGGAAGGGCTGCAGCGCTACCGCGCGGAACATGGCGTCGTCGCTCCCTGGGAGACCCGGGAGCGCATCCTGGTGTCCCTGAGCGGCGGGCCGGAGGGCGAGACACTGATCCGCCGTGCCGCGCGGATCAGCGCTCGTACCCCCGGCACCGAGTTGCTGGCCCTCCACGTGGTCCGGGAGGACGGACTCGCCGACGTCGACCCGGCGGTACTGGACGCCCAGCGCACTCTTGTGGAGTCGCTCGGCGGCAGCTACCACCAGACCACCGGCGAGGATGTTGTCGATGCCCTGCTCCAGTTCGCCGAGGCGGAGAACGTCACCCAGATCGTGCTGGGCGCGAGCCGGCACGGTCGCCTCGCCTCCCTCCTGAGAGCAGGTGTGGGAGAGCGGACGATCAAGGGGTCCGGCCCCATCGACGTGCACATCGTCACCCATGGGGAGGCGGCAGGGGCTGCTGCGTCGAGGCTTCCGCATCCGAGCCGTGGCACGGGCCCGAGACGGTACTGGGCTGCGCTGGTCGGTGCCGTGGTGCTGCTGCCTGTACTGACGCTCCTGCTGACCGCGGTGCGTGGCCACCTCGGCCTCTCCAGCGACCTGGTGATCTATCTGCTCGCCGTCGTCGTGGTCGCCCTGGTCGGAGGGCTCTACCCCGCGTTGCTCGCCGCCATTGCCGCGGCGCTGCTCGCCGACTACTACTTCACCGCACCGGTGCACTCGCTGGCCGTCGAGCGCCCGGACGCGATTGCCGCGCTCGTGGTGTTCCTTGCCACGGCCGCTCTCGTCGGCACGGCAGCGGGAACGGCTGCTCAGCGTACGCACCAGGCAGTACGCGCGACATCTGAGGCGAGAGCGCTGAGCCGTCTGGCCGCCGCCATGATGCGTGGCCAGGACCTGACGGCACTGGTGGAGCAGATCCGGGAGAACTTCGGTCTCAGTGCGATCAGCCTGCTCGAAAGGGACCCGGAAGCATCTCCCGTGCCCCGCTGGTACGTGGTCGCCAGCGCCGGGGAGCGGCCACCGGAAAAGCCCTACGAGGCGGATGTGGAAAGCCCCGTCGACGACAATCTCACGCTGGCCGCGCGCGGCTCGGGACTGAGTACGCAGGACCAACGCGTCCTCGCTGCGTGCGCCGCCGAACTGGGGCTGGCACATGCGCGAGGGCGGATCGCCGGGTGTTCCGGTGGCACGGACGCCTTCGCTGACGCCGAACGTACCCGGGCATCCCTGCTTCTCGCGGCAGGACGCGATCTGCGTGCTCCGCTGCACACGGCCGAAGAAGCACTCGTGCGCCTGCGGAGTCGACGCGCCGTCGGGACTGTCCCGGAGGAGGCGCAGTTGCTGGAAGCTGCCCGTGCGGCGGTGCACCGTGCGGCGCAGCTGGTCACTGATCTCGACGATGTGAGCCGTCTGCACGCCGGGGCACTCGATCTCTACCTCCGCCCGGTCGACCTCAACGAGATGCTGGGTGCTGCCTTGGACGACCTCGGGCCCGGCGGTCACTCGATCATTCTGCGCCTGCCGGAACAGCTGCCCGACGTGATCGCCGACGCCGCTCTCCTCACCCGTGCGCTGACCGCCCTGGGGGCCGACGCATTGCGTCACAGCCCGTCGGACCGGCCCCCCGTCGTCACCGCCGGGGTCCAAGCCGGCCGCGTGATGATTCGGGTGGAGGACGGCACGCCCGACCGGGGCCCGGAACCGGGCCCCGGGGCTTCCCGGGCTCCGGGTCCCAGGGCCGGCAGCCTGGCCGTACGGCTGTCGCGCGACTTGGCCGAGGCCATGGACGGGACCCTGGAGACGGCCGCTGAGAGCCCCGGTTTCTCGGTGATGCTCACTCTTCCGAGCTCCGCGCCCGGCGGCAGCGCGACATCCAGCCGCAACGAGTGAATCCACGCACGTCACCGTCATCCCATCGGCGTACAGGGTGGCAGGGTAATTCCGACGCCAACTGATATAGCGTCATAAATGAATTGATCTCGTTTCCGGATCAACTCCATATGCCAGTCGGGAGGGCCCGAAAAGTCCCGTCCCTCATGACTTTGCGGGGTGCTTCGCGGGTGTCGGACATCGCGTACATCGGCCTCACGGCAGTGGTGTTCGCCCTCATCGGCCTGGCCGCCAAGGGGGTCGGACGCCTGTGAACGTGGAAAACGTCGTCGGCCTGATCGTTGCCGCGTGCCTCGTGATCTACCTGGTCATCTGCCTGATCTTCCCAGAGAAGTTCTAGGAGAAAGCCCGGATGAACGACACCCTCGCGGGCTGGCTCCAGGTGCTTGCCCTGGTGGTCGCGCTAGGTCTCTCATTTCGCCCGATGGGCTCCTACATGGCCCGCGTCCTGACCGCTGATCACCACGGGCGGGTCGAACGCCTGGTTTACCGGGCAGGCGGAGTGAACGGCGACGCCGACCAGAAGTGGTCGGTCTACCTGCGGAGCATCCTGGCCTTCTCAGCCGTATCGGTACTGTTCCTGTACGCATTTCTGCGCCTGCAGAACCATCTCCTGCTGTCCCTGGGAATGAAGCCGATTGCCGCGGACCAGTCGTTCAACACCGCGGCATCCTTCGTCACCAATACCAACTGGCAGTCGTATTCGGGTGAGTCGGCGATGGGGCATCTGGTCCAGATGGCGGGCCTCGCGGTGCAGAACTTCGTCTCCGCAGCCGTGGGGATTGCCGTCGTCGCCGCGCTGATCCGGGGCTTCAACCGGAAGAAGACCGATCGCGTCGGGAACTTCTGGGTGGACCTGACACGGATCGTGCTTCGCGTTCTGCTGCCACTGGCTTTCGTCTTCGCGATCGTTCTGGTGGCTGCCGGTGCCGTTCAGAATTTCCACGGAGTCCACGACATCACCACCATCGCGGGCGGGCACCAGGGCCTGACCGGAGGCCCCGTCGCCTCCCAGGAGTCCATCAAGGAACTGGGCACCAACGGCGGTGGTTTCTACGCCGCGAACTCCGCGCACCCCTTCGAGAACCCCAACGCCTTCACCAACCTGATCGAGATCTACCTCATGCTGGTCATCGCGTTCTCGCTCCCGCGGACTTTCGGGACGATGGCCGGCGACCACCGCCAGGGATACGCCGTCGTCGCCGTGATGGCATTGATCTGGGGCGCGTCGGTCGCCATCGTCACCGCCAACGAGCTGCACAGCGTCAGCAGCACCGCCGGTCACGCGGCCGGCGGAATGATGGAGGGCAAGGAGACGCGGTACGGGATCTGGGCCTCGGCCCTGTTCGCCGTGTCCACCACCCTCACGTCGTGCGGAGCGGCCAACTCCTCCCACGACTCGTACACGCCGGGCGGCGGCGGCATGACGATCTTCAACATGATGCTGGGGGAGATCGCGCCCGGCGGCGCCGGGTCCGGGCTCTACGGGATCCTGATCCTGGCGATCGTCGCGGTCTTCGTCGCCGGACTGATGGTCGGCCGGACACCCGAGTACCTGGGCAAGAAGCTCCGGGGCCGGGAGATGAAGTTCGCCTCGCTCTACATCCTGACCACGCCCGCGGTCGCACTGGTGGGGGCGGGGCTGGCGATGGCGCTCCCGGGGGAGAGGGCGGCCATGCTCAATTCCGGTCCGCACGGCTTCTCCGAGGTCCTGTACGCCTTCGCGTCGGCCGCGAACAACAACGGCTCGGCGTTCGCAGGGCTGAGCGTGAACACCGTCTGGTACAACACCACACTTGGTGTGGTCATGCTCGTCGGCCGGTTCCTGCCCATGGTGTTCGTCCTGGCGCTCGCCGGCTCGCTCGCAGAGCAACAACCTGTTCCGGTCACCGCGGGCACCCTGCCCACTCACCGGCCGCAGTTCGTCGGGCTGTTGACCGCAGTGATCCTCATCGTTGTCGGTCTGACCTACTTCCCCGCGCTCGCGCTCGGACCCCTGGCGGAGGGCCTGCACTGATGTCCACGACCGCCGCTCCCGCTCCCACCCCGCCCGGTGCCGGGCGTC
Protein-coding regions in this window:
- the kdpA gene encoding potassium-transporting ATPase subunit KdpA, whose amino-acid sequence is MNDTLAGWLQVLALVVALGLSFRPMGSYMARVLTADHHGRVERLVYRAGGVNGDADQKWSVYLRSILAFSAVSVLFLYAFLRLQNHLLLSLGMKPIAADQSFNTAASFVTNTNWQSYSGESAMGHLVQMAGLAVQNFVSAAVGIAVVAALIRGFNRKKTDRVGNFWVDLTRIVLRVLLPLAFVFAIVLVAAGAVQNFHGVHDITTIAGGHQGLTGGPVASQESIKELGTNGGGFYAANSAHPFENPNAFTNLIEIYLMLVIAFSLPRTFGTMAGDHRQGYAVVAVMALIWGASVAIVTANELHSVSSTAGHAAGGMMEGKETRYGIWASALFAVSTTLTSCGAANSSHDSYTPGGGGMTIFNMMLGEIAPGGAGSGLYGILILAIVAVFVAGLMVGRTPEYLGKKLRGREMKFASLYILTTPAVALVGAGLAMALPGERAAMLNSGPHGFSEVLYAFASAANNNGSAFAGLSVNTVWYNTTLGVVMLVGRFLPMVFVLALAGSLAEQQPVPVTAGTLPTHRPQFVGLLTAVILIVVGLTYFPALALGPLAEGLH